The following proteins come from a genomic window of Miscanthus floridulus cultivar M001 chromosome 2, ASM1932011v1, whole genome shotgun sequence:
- the LOC136540728 gene encoding NADH dehydrogenase [ubiquinone] 1 beta subcomplex subunit 7-like, whose amino-acid sequence MEAAAVAAGVELGSSKPQIATQAEMAEARVPLAYRDQCAHLLIPLNKCRVAEFYLPWKCEPERHAYEKCEYELVMERMLKMQKIREAQETKVKGGASIGLIPATAKLA is encoded by the coding sequence ATGGAGGCGGCAGCAGTGGCGGCCGGCGTGGAGCTCGGCTCCTCGAAGCCCCAGATCGCGACGCAGGcagagatggcggaggcccggGTGCCACTCGCCTACCGCGACCAGTGCGCGCACCTCCTCATCCCGCTCAACAAGTGCCGCGTCGCCGAGTTCTACCTCCCCTGGAAGTGCGAGCCCGAGCGCCACGCTTACGAGAAGTGCGAGTACGAGCTCGTCATGGAGCGGATGCTCAAGATGCAGAAGATCCGCGAGGCGCAGGAGACCAAGGTCAAGGGCGGCGCCTCCATTGGCCTCATCCCGGCCACCGCAAAGCTCGCCTGA